The Nothobranchius furzeri strain GRZ-AD chromosome 8, NfurGRZ-RIMD1, whole genome shotgun sequence genome includes a region encoding these proteins:
- the uhrf1 gene encoding E3 ubiquitin-protein ligase UHRF1, with protein MWIQVRTMDGKETHRVDSLSKLTKVDELRLKIMELFKVEPERQRLFYRGKQMEDGHTIFDYSVGLNDIVQLLVRQGMPPADAVKSKDKEAELSDSDSGCGSTQSESDKNSTHGEVEGQTAGTSTQTNTSELVYPGFGFFKINELVDARDLNMGAWFEAQIVEVTKTPKEEGADNKPDDEEEILYHVKYEDYPENGVIQLLAKDVRPRARTVFEWDQLEPGMTVMVNYNPDDPKERGFWYDAKIQRKRETRTIREVYAQILLGDAGDSLNDCRIMFVTEIYKIEEPGSSSDAPAGSESPLKRSSGPECKHCKDDLKKNCRWCNCHICGIKQDPDKQLLCDECDMAYHTYCLNPPLTSIPEDEDWYCPGCRNDSSEVVLAGEKLKESKKKAKMASASSSSQRDWGKGMACVGRTKQCTIVPSNHYGPIPGVPVGSLWKFRVQVSESGVHRPHVAGIHGRSNDGAYSLVLAGGYEDDVDDGNEFTYTGSGGRDLSGNKRTAEQSCDQTLTHMNRALALNCNVSVNDKHGAEAKNWKEGKPVRVVRNCKGRKHSKYCPEEGNRYDGIYKVVKYWPDKGKSGFLVWRYLLKRDDDEPAPWTRDGKEKIKKLGLTMQYPAGYQKEKENKNEVEEEAATPSKAKRKRKSQGSESPKTSPAKSLKKIKVEVYKLSHEQKTLIKNDEQNKKLWDEAMGSLSLGPKFLNKVEEVFLCICCQEVVFQPITTECQHNVCRECLQRSFRAEVYTCPACRHDLGKNYPMSVNKPLQDILTQLFPGYSNGR; from the exons ATGTGGATCCAAGTGCGCACAATGGACGGGAAGGAAACCCATCGGGTGGATTCCCTGTCCAAGCTCACTAAGGTAGATGAGCTACGGCTCAAAATCATGGAGCTGTTCAAGGTGGAACCAGAGAGGCAGAGACTTTTCTATCGTGGCAAACAG ATGGAAGATGGCCATACCATATTTGACTACAGCGTGGGCCTCAACGACATTGTGCAGCTGCTTGTTAGGCAGGGGATGCCCCCTGCCGACGCTGTCAAGAGCAAGGACAAAGAAGCAGAGCTGTCTGACTCAGATTCTGGGTGCGGTTCAACACAGAGTGAGTCTGACAAGAACTCCACTCACGGAGAGGTCGAAGGTCAGACTGCTGGAACGTCCACTCAGACAAACACCTCCGAACTTGTCTATCCTGGATTTGGGTTTTTCAAG ATAAATGAGCTGGTGGACGCCAGAGATTTAAACATGGGGGCGTGGTTTGAGGCCCAGATCGTAGAAGTTACAAAGACGCCTAAAGAAGAGGGGGCTGATAATAAaccagatgatgaagaggagatcTTGTATCATGTTAAATACGAAGA CTACCCGGAGAATGGAGTGATCCAGCTGCTGGCCAAGGATGTTCGCCCTCGTGCCCGTACGGTGTTCGAGTGGGATCAGCTGGAGCCTGGCATGACCGTGATGGTCAACTATAATCCAGATGACCCCAAGGAACGAGGGTTTTGGTACGACGCCAAGATCCAGAGGAAACGAGAAACCCGTACGATACGGGAGGTTTACGCCCAGATCCTCCTTGG TGATGCTGGCGACTCTCTCAACGACTGCCGGATCATGTTCGTGACAGAAATCTACAAAATCGAGGAGCCCGGTTCTTCTAGCGACGCTCCAGCTGGAAGCGAGAGCCCGTTAAAGA GATCAAGTGGACCTGAATGCAAGCACTGTAAGGACGATCTCAAGAAAAACTGCCGCTGGTGCAACTGCCACATCTGCGGCATCAAACAGGACCCCGACAAACAGCTGCTGTGTGACGAGTGTGACATGGCCTATCACACCTACTGTCTGAATCCTCCACTTACCTCTATCCCCGAAGACGAGGATTG GTATTGCCCAGGTTGTCGTAATGACTCCAGTGAAGTTGTCCTGGCTGGAGAGAAGCTGAAGGAAAGCAAGAAGAAAGCAAAGATGGCGTCTGCCAGTTCCTCTAGCCAGAGAGACTGGGGCAAG GGAATGGCGTGTGTGGGTCGAACCAAGCAGTGCACCATAGTCCCGTCCAATCACTATGGTCCGATCCCTGGCGTCCCCGTTGGCTCCCTGTGGAAGTTCAGAGTGCAG GTCAGCGAATCTGGAGTTCACAGGCCTCATGTCGCTGGAATTCATGGCAGGAGCAACGATGGCGCCTACTCTTTAGTCCTGGCTGGGGGCTACGAAGATGATGTG GATGATGGCAACGAGTTCACCTACACTGGCTCAGGAGGCAGAGATCTGTCTGGAAACAAGAGGACAGCTGAGCAGTCATGTGATCAGACTCTCACTCACATGAACCG AGCGCTGGCTCTCAACTGCAATGTTTCTGTCAATGACAAACATGGAGCTGAAGCCAAAAACTGGAAGGAAGGCAAACCGGTCAGAGTCGTGCGCAACTGCAAGGGACGCAAACACAGTAAATACTGCCCCGAAGAAGGAAACCGATATGATGGCATATACAAG GTGGTAAAGTACTGGCCAGACAAAGGCAAGTCTGGATTCCTGGTCTGGCGGTATCTGCTGAAGCGTGACGATGACGAGCCGGCGCCGTGGACCAGAGATGGCAAAGAAAAGATTAAAAAACTTGGGCTCACCATGCAG TATCCTGCTGGCTATCAGAAAGAGAAGGAAAACAAAAATGAAGTGGAAGAGGAAGCAGCAACACCCAGCAAGGCAAAGAGGAAGAGAAAATCTCAGGGCAGTG AATCTCCCAAGACCTCACCTGCCAAGTCTCTAAAGAAGATCAAAGTGGAGGTTTACAAGCTTTCACACGAGCAGAAAACCCTCATAAAGAACGATGAGCAGAACAAGAAGCTTTGGGACGAAGCCATGGGGTCGCTGTCACTTGGGCCG AAATTCTTGAACAAAGTAGAAGAGGTGTTTCTCTGCATTTGCTGCCAAGAAGTGGTCTTCCAGCCCATCACCACAGAATGCCAACACAATGTCTGCAGG GAATGCCTCCAGCGGTCTTTCAGGGCAGAAGTGTATACCTGCCCAGCCTGCAGACACGATCTGGGCAAGAATTACCCCATGTCTGTGAACAAACCACTGCAGGACATCCTAACCCAGCTTTTCCCCGGGTACAGCAACGGGCGATGA